One region of Mesomycoplasma ovipneumoniae genomic DNA includes:
- the rpmF gene encoding 50S ribosomal protein L32 yields the protein MAIVPKRKTSKQRKHKRNSHSALTLPNLVNCSNCSNKQLQHHVCQFCGFYKNRKVINFRAINDKH from the coding sequence ATGGCTATAGTTCCGAAGCGAAAAACCTCAAAACAAAGAAAACATAAACGAAATTCTCATTCAGCATTAACATTGCCAAACCTTGTGAATTGCAGCAATTGTTCTAATAAACAATTACAACATCATGTTTGTCAATTTTGTGGATTTTATAAGAATCGTAAAGTTATAAATTTCCGCGCAATCAATGATAAACATTAA
- a CDS encoding phenylalanine--tRNA ligase subunit beta: protein MLFSLRRLKKIANIDHISDEKVIDALISLSFEVDKISKLNEISGIKFGNILEVKKNENADNLLICQVEFDDKIRQIQTAAKNVQKDKQVLAFVPGSTNGKMTFEAKKLRGHISEGMLVSASELGFSSKLLSPELDQGVLVFDPIFDLKQNPLEILELSDLILDIKLLWNRPDANSYLVIAIELAAFFGTKLDLVFDKLNFDSKSKSNLEIFTEKSESKVAAIEIEKVPNLGLVDIFLLLKSGVKITDLSQNFANFVLIYTGQPSYFLQTNKDQNQIKLIYQDTKLPEIQNSFATFQFWNNDELILIPEIFQKPIDKDQNLYLIMPKFDSAKIRQINHNFNLSSPSARQLAKNYSQGTTLLSLIFLEFFLEKHGINFSAPINFDKNQFSQTPSINFGLQEVQNILGIELEQKDFEKINLILKKIYYNFNSDSFLAPFYRVDIEFFADYAADFLRFYGLEKLGNKKLAKVEQSISVIDPKPIQLKTLGYFEANSFLLISQSENFNPLNLKTQTLSTYTSQEHTTIRYSLAWQLAKIVKYNVKRKMNDISLYETGSVSEKYQVFAMASTVYNLETLKDHLKILYSDKFSFKPAQSEFLNPSMSQFIYWNNILVGWVGQISEKYDYQNINFLEIIVSKIDFEHKNKPVKFEPYDNSQLKYRDITLSLEKNDIPDTYLDVIKKIPEIFSIKLKDYVIINNRQKITYRVTGTDKVCQEIDKFYK from the coding sequence ATGCTTTTTTCATTAAGAAGATTAAAAAAAATAGCTAATATTGATCATATTAGCGACGAAAAAGTGATTGATGCTTTGATTAGTCTTAGTTTTGAAGTTGATAAAATTTCAAAACTAAACGAAATTTCCGGCATAAAATTCGGAAATATTCTTGAAGTTAAAAAAAATGAAAATGCTGACAATTTACTAATTTGTCAAGTTGAGTTTGACGACAAAATAAGACAAATTCAAACTGCAGCAAAAAATGTCCAAAAAGACAAGCAAGTTTTAGCTTTTGTTCCTGGTTCGACAAACGGAAAAATGACTTTTGAAGCTAAAAAATTACGCGGTCACATTTCTGAAGGAATGCTAGTTTCGGCTAGTGAATTAGGTTTTAGTTCTAAACTTTTAAGTCCAGAACTAGACCAAGGAGTTCTGGTTTTTGATCCAATTTTTGATCTAAAACAAAATCCACTTGAAATTTTAGAATTATCTGACCTAATTTTAGATATCAAACTTTTATGAAACCGGCCTGATGCAAATTCTTATTTAGTAATAGCAATTGAACTTGCTGCTTTTTTTGGAACAAAATTGGATTTGGTATTTGATAAACTAAATTTTGACAGCAAAAGCAAATCAAATTTAGAAATTTTTACTGAAAAATCTGAGTCAAAAGTTGCTGCTATTGAAATTGAAAAAGTTCCAAATCTTGGCTTAGTTGATATTTTTTTACTTTTAAAATCAGGGGTTAAAATTACTGATTTAAGCCAAAATTTTGCTAATTTTGTCTTAATTTACACTGGTCAGCCATCTTATTTTTTACAAACAAACAAAGATCAAAACCAGATTAAATTAATTTATCAAGATACAAAATTACCTGAAATTCAAAATTCATTTGCTACTTTTCAATTTTGAAATAATGATGAACTAATATTAATTCCTGAAATATTTCAAAAACCAATTGACAAAGATCAAAATTTATACTTAATAATGCCTAAATTTGACTCAGCAAAAATTAGGCAAATTAATCATAATTTTAATTTAAGCAGTCCCTCAGCAAGACAATTGGCAAAAAATTACAGTCAAGGAACAACACTTTTAAGCTTGATTTTTTTAGAATTTTTCCTTGAAAAACACGGAATTAATTTTTCTGCGCCAATTAATTTTGACAAAAATCAATTTAGCCAAACACCTAGCATTAATTTTGGACTTCAAGAGGTTCAGAATATTTTAGGAATCGAACTTGAGCAAAAAGATTTTGAAAAAATTAACCTAATTCTCAAAAAAATCTATTATAATTTTAATTCTGACAGTTTTTTAGCACCGTTTTATCGTGTTGACATTGAATTTTTTGCCGATTATGCTGCCGATTTTCTTAGATTTTATGGACTTGAAAAATTAGGAAACAAAAAATTAGCTAAAGTAGAACAATCAATTTCTGTTATTGATCCAAAACCAATTCAGCTAAAAACTTTAGGTTATTTTGAAGCTAATTCATTCCTTTTAATTTCCCAATCAGAAAATTTTAATCCATTAAATTTAAAAACTCAAACCTTATCAACTTATACATCCCAAGAACATACAACAATTAGATATTCACTTGCTTGACAATTAGCAAAAATTGTAAAATATAATGTTAAGCGAAAAATGAATGATATTAGTCTTTATGAAACAGGCTCTGTCTCTGAGAAATATCAAGTTTTTGCCATGGCTTCGACAGTTTATAATCTTGAAACTCTAAAAGATCATTTAAAAATTTTATACAGTGATAAGTTTAGTTTTAAGCCTGCCCAATCTGAGTTTCTAAATCCATCAATGTCCCAATTTATTTATTGAAATAATATTTTAGTTGGCTGAGTTGGGCAAATAAGTGAAAAATATGATTACCAAAACATCAATTTTCTTGAAATAATTGTTTCAAAAATTGATTTTGAACATAAAAATAAACCTGTTAAGTTCGAACCATACGATAATTCGCAACTTAAATATCGAGATATTACGCTATCTTTAGAAAAAAATGATATTCCTGACACTTATTTAGATGTTATTAAAAAAATTCCAGAAATTTTTTCAATAAAATTAAAAGATTATGTTATAATTAATAATCGCCAGAAAATTACTTACAGAGTAACTGGAACTGACAAGGTTTGTCAGGAAATAGATAAATTTTATAAATAA